From a single Gimesia fumaroli genomic region:
- the mfd gene encoding transcription-repair coupling factor → MTKPIDSQIQSMQDLVPVLSRSEGFAAVVAALQSGQSGTIDGAWGGSCALTAATIAETVKSPVLIVLPRLGEIDEFSGDLTSFLGRSPDLFPAWETLPDEHDVADSVFGGRLRVLNQLVPLDQNADSIPPVIVTSFPALLQPVPSRQKRREATRRIRVGDEIDTDPFMSWLIERGFERTTAIELPGEFSMHGGILDIFSPDATLPLRIEFFGDEVESIRQFDVETQRTVETCESVDLTLISPVSAAEEHSQGRTLARDLDESASESLLDNLPKNTCIVLVELPELVDEGRRYLDRLENPRGLFSVPAMMSRCTDFPSVTIAPISAESTEISCHLQIESIERFTRAKSEMIEELASITGPHDRVVVCCHNQGEEDRLREILNESELEISGRVTTCIGNLALGFRIVSEHLVVLSDHELFGRADIRHKPRKRKVESRAIDNFLDLNVGDFVVHLSHGIARFKGLELLEKDGCREEHLSLEFRDKVQMYVPVSLVHLVQKYIGGGKHIPQLSKLGGKSWANKKEKAAQAVRDMASDMLRMQAMRSAQPGIAYPPDSHWQKEFEASFPYTETTDQLHAINDIRHDMERPQPMDRLICGDVGYGKTEVAIRAAFKAIDSGKQVAVLVPTTVLAEQHTRTFSERMADYPITIEGLSRFKTKKEQRKTLEGMASGSVDLVIGTHRLIQKDIKFKDLGLLIIDEEQRFGVEAKEMLKSLRLQIDVLTLSATPVPRTLHMSLLGIRDISNLTTAPRDRVPIETRISRFDPELIRHAMVRELNRNGQVYFVHNRVHDLQKYADRIQQIVPEATIGIGHGQMKESELEAAMYDFVSGRVDIFVCTTIIESGLDIPNANTMFIHDAGNHGLSDLHQLRGRVGRSHHRAYCYLLLRDGQILTPVAAKRLKAIEEYSELGAGFKIAMRDLEIRGAGNILGTEQSGHISAVGYELYCQLLENACKRLKNEPLREHHHVAIDLPCTAYLPSDYIPPGRIKIEMYRRLSAIRSLDELADLETEFEDRFGNIPHPVRQLLILKELQILAQQWQVDSIRLEENFAVLGYRDKNHILALAKSNQNRIPVRIVDHKSAYIPLPVSAVDVETIMLELKSVLQQSFDPTYNLAPSS, encoded by the coding sequence GATGCAGGATCTGGTTCCCGTTTTAAGCCGAAGCGAAGGATTCGCCGCTGTGGTTGCGGCTCTCCAGTCAGGTCAAAGCGGGACAATTGATGGAGCCTGGGGAGGATCGTGCGCGCTGACTGCAGCGACGATTGCAGAAACAGTGAAATCTCCTGTTTTAATCGTCCTTCCTCGCCTGGGAGAAATCGACGAATTCAGTGGCGACCTTACCAGTTTTCTGGGAAGAAGCCCGGATCTGTTCCCTGCTTGGGAAACCTTACCTGACGAACATGATGTCGCGGACTCGGTTTTTGGTGGTCGCCTGAGGGTACTGAATCAACTGGTACCACTCGATCAGAATGCGGATAGTATCCCGCCGGTGATTGTGACTTCGTTTCCCGCTTTACTGCAGCCTGTTCCCAGTCGTCAAAAACGTCGCGAAGCAACTCGCAGGATTCGGGTGGGGGATGAAATTGACACAGATCCCTTCATGAGTTGGCTTATCGAGCGTGGATTCGAACGGACAACGGCAATTGAACTGCCGGGCGAATTCAGTATGCATGGCGGCATTCTGGATATTTTCTCTCCCGATGCCACGCTTCCTCTGCGAATTGAATTTTTTGGCGACGAAGTCGAGTCGATCAGACAGTTTGATGTGGAAACACAGAGAACTGTCGAGACTTGCGAATCGGTTGATCTAACGCTGATTTCCCCGGTCTCCGCGGCTGAGGAACATTCGCAAGGACGTACGCTAGCCAGGGATCTGGATGAGTCCGCTTCGGAAAGCCTGCTGGACAATTTACCGAAGAATACCTGTATTGTTCTAGTGGAACTCCCAGAACTGGTTGATGAAGGCAGACGATATCTGGACCGGCTCGAAAATCCGCGAGGATTATTCAGTGTGCCCGCGATGATGTCCCGCTGCACCGATTTTCCATCCGTAACGATCGCGCCCATTTCTGCTGAATCAACAGAGATCTCTTGCCATTTACAGATTGAATCGATTGAGCGTTTTACGCGCGCGAAGTCAGAAATGATTGAAGAACTGGCTTCGATCACCGGTCCTCATGATCGCGTTGTCGTCTGTTGTCATAACCAGGGCGAAGAAGATCGGCTGCGTGAGATCCTGAATGAGTCTGAGCTGGAAATCAGCGGCCGCGTGACAACCTGTATTGGGAATCTGGCTTTGGGCTTTCGGATTGTTTCCGAACATCTGGTCGTGTTAAGTGATCATGAGCTCTTTGGCCGCGCTGATATCCGACACAAGCCGCGCAAGCGAAAAGTCGAAAGCCGGGCCATCGACAATTTTCTCGATTTGAATGTGGGCGATTTTGTCGTACATCTCTCACACGGCATTGCCCGTTTCAAAGGTTTGGAGCTCCTCGAGAAGGATGGCTGTCGCGAAGAACATCTCTCTTTGGAGTTTCGTGATAAAGTGCAAATGTATGTGCCGGTCTCTCTGGTTCATCTTGTGCAAAAATATATCGGGGGTGGAAAACACATTCCTCAACTGTCCAAGTTGGGGGGGAAAAGCTGGGCGAACAAAAAGGAAAAAGCGGCGCAGGCCGTCAGGGATATGGCCAGCGATATGTTACGCATGCAGGCTATGCGTTCGGCTCAACCAGGCATCGCTTATCCTCCCGACAGTCACTGGCAAAAAGAATTTGAAGCTTCGTTTCCCTATACAGAAACCACCGATCAACTGCATGCCATCAATGATATTCGACATGATATGGAGCGACCTCAACCCATGGATCGTTTGATCTGCGGTGACGTTGGTTATGGTAAAACCGAGGTTGCGATCCGTGCTGCTTTTAAAGCCATCGATTCAGGAAAGCAGGTTGCCGTGCTGGTCCCCACAACGGTTCTGGCCGAGCAGCATACGCGGACCTTCAGCGAGCGGATGGCCGATTATCCAATCACCATTGAAGGTCTCTCGCGTTTCAAAACAAAAAAGGAACAGCGAAAGACACTGGAAGGCATGGCCTCGGGTAGTGTCGATCTGGTGATCGGCACACATCGCTTGATTCAGAAAGATATCAAATTTAAAGATCTAGGTCTGCTGATTATTGATGAGGAACAGCGGTTTGGTGTGGAAGCAAAAGAAATGCTGAAGTCCCTCAGACTGCAGATTGATGTGCTCACCCTGAGCGCGACTCCGGTGCCGCGGACTCTGCATATGTCGTTATTGGGGATACGCGATATTTCCAACTTGACCACAGCGCCCCGTGATCGCGTTCCGATCGAAACACGCATCTCCCGCTTTGATCCCGAACTGATCCGGCATGCGATGGTGCGCGAATTGAATCGAAACGGGCAGGTTTATTTTGTGCATAACCGGGTCCACGATTTACAGAAGTATGCAGACCGGATTCAGCAAATTGTTCCTGAAGCCACGATCGGGATCGGGCATGGGCAGATGAAAGAATCCGAACTCGAAGCGGCCATGTACGACTTCGTATCCGGTCGAGTTGATATCTTTGTCTGCACCACCATCATTGAGAGCGGGCTGGATATACCGAATGCCAATACCATGTTCATTCACGATGCCGGCAATCATGGACTTTCGGATCTGCACCAACTCCGCGGACGTGTGGGGAGGTCGCATCATCGGGCCTATTGTTATCTGCTGTTACGCGATGGGCAGATACTGACGCCTGTGGCTGCGAAACGGCTTAAAGCGATTGAAGAATACAGCGAGCTGGGGGCCGGGTTTAAAATCGCGATGCGCGACCTGGAAATTCGAGGGGCCGGGAATATCCTGGGAACCGAGCAAAGTGGCCATATTTCCGCAGTTGGGTATGAACTGTATTGCCAACTGCTGGAAAATGCCTGTAAAAGACTGAAAAACGAGCCCCTGCGGGAACACCATCACGTCGCCATCGATCTGCCTTGTACCGCCTACCTGCCTTCGGATTATATCCCCCCTGGCCGCATCAAAATTGAAATGTATCGGCGGTTATCCGCGATTCGTTCTCTGGATGAATTGGCGGATCTGGAGACAGAATTCGAGGATCGCTTCGGGAATATTCCCCACCCTGTGCGACAATTATTGATTTTGAAAGAATTACAAATCCTGGCACAGCAGTGGCAGGTAGATAGTATTCGCCTGGAAGAAAACTTCGCTGTTTTAGGCTATCGGGACAAAAATCATATCCTGGCACTGGCAAAAAG